The Puntigrus tetrazona isolate hp1 chromosome 16, ASM1883169v1, whole genome shotgun sequence genome includes a region encoding these proteins:
- the csnk2a1 gene encoding casein kinase II subunit alpha isoform X2 encodes MSGPVPSRSRVYPDVNTQRPREYWDYESHVVDWGNQDDYQLVRKLGRGKYSEVFEAINITNNEKVVVKILKPVKKKKIKREIKILENLRGGPNIITLLDIIKDPVSRTPALVFEHVNNTDFKQLYQTLSDYDIRFYMYEILKALDYCHSMGIMHRDVKPHNVMIDHEHRKLRLIDWGLAEFYHPNQEYNVRVASRYFKGPELLVDYQMYDYSLDMWSLGCMLASMIFRKEPFFHGHDNYDQLVRIAKVLGTEDLYDYIDKYNIELDPRFNDILGRHSRKRWERFVHSENQHLVSTEALDFLDKLLRYDHQARLTAREAMDHPYFYPIVKDQGRGAPAAGMAASSTPVSSSSLMAG; translated from the exons ATGTCTGGCCCTGTCCCAAGTCGCTCTCGAGTTTACCCTGATGTAAACACACAGCGACCCAGAGAGTACTGGGACTATGAATCCCATGTGGTGGACTGGGG AAATCAGGATGACTATCAGTTAGTGCGAAAGCTTGGCCGGGGAAAATACAGTGAAGTATTTGAAGCCATAAACATCACTAACAATGAGAAAGTAGTTGTCAAAATACTCAAG CcagtgaaaaagaagaaaattaaaCGAGAAATAAAAATTCTGGAGAACTTGAGAGGAGGCCCCAACATAATAACCCTTTTAGACATCATAAAGGATCCTGTG TCCCGAACACCAGCGCTGGTTTTTGAGCATGTTAACAACACGGACTTCAAG CAACTGTATCAAACTTTATCAGACTATGACATCCGTTTCTACATGTATGAAATTCTTAAG GCTCTCGACTACTGCCACAGTATGGGAATAATGCACAGAGACGTAAAGCCACACAATGTCATGATTGACCATGAGCACAGAAAG cttcgTTTGATTGATTGGGGCTTGGCTGAGTTTTACCACCCCAACCAGGAGTACAATGTACGTGTGGCTTCCCGATATTTTAAAGGCCCTGAACTACTTGTGGACTACCAG ATGTATGACTACAGTTTGGATATGTGGAGTCTTGGATGCATGCTGGCCAGTATGATCTTCAGGAAGGAACCATTTTTCCATGGACATGACAACTATGATCAg tTGGTTCGAATTGCAAAGGTTCTGGGTACAGAGGACCTGTATGACTACATCGACAAATATAACATTGAGCTGGACCCACGCTTTAATGACATTTTGGGCag ACACTCCAGGAAGAGATGGGAACGGTTTGTGCACAGTGAGAACCAGCACCTGGTCAGTACTGAGGCTCTGGATTTTCTGGATAAGCTGCTACGTTATGACCACCAGGCCCGACTGACAGCCCGCGAGGCCATGGACCACCCTTACTTCT aTCCTATAGTTAAAGACCAGGGCAGAGGAGCACCAGCTGCAGGAATGGCTGCTAGTTCCACACCAGTCAGCTCTTCTAGCTTGATGGCAG
- the ptp4a3b gene encoding protein tyrosine phosphatase type IVA 3 — MARMNRPAPVEVCYKNMRFLITHNPTNASLSSFIEDLKKYGATTVVRVCEITYDKTPLEKDGITVMDWPFDDGAPPPTKIVDDWLSLLKNKFCEDPGCCVAVHCVAGLGRAPVLVALALIESGMKYEDAIQLIRQKRRGAINSKQLTYLEKYRPKQRLRFKDPHNHKSKCCLM, encoded by the exons ATGGCCAGGATGAACCGTCCGGCTCCTGTCGAGGTCTGCTACAAAAACATGCGCTTCCTCATCACGCACAACCCAACCAATGCATCACTAAGCAGCTTCATTGAG GATCTGAAGAAGTATGGGGCAACAACAgtggtgcgtgtgtgtgaaatcACCTACGATAAGACACCGCTGGAAAAGGATGGGATTACTGTTATG gaTTGGCCTTTCGATGACGGCGCACCTCCTCCTACCAAGATCGTGGATGATTGGCTTAGTCTGCTGAAGAATAAATTCTGTGAGGATCCAGGCTGCTGTGTGGCTGTGCACTGTGTCGCTGGACTGGGCCG GGCTCCAGTGCTGGTGGCTCTGGCACTTATAGAGAGTGGAATGAAATATGAGGACGCCATTCAGTTGATCAGACA gAAACGCCGGGGCGCAATCAACAGCAAGCAACTGACGTACCTGGAGAAGTACCGCCCCAAACAGAGACTGCGTTTCAAAGACCCTCACAACCACAAAAGCAAGTGCTGCCTCATGTGA